In Lepus europaeus isolate LE1 chromosome 8, mLepTim1.pri, whole genome shotgun sequence, a single genomic region encodes these proteins:
- the LOC133765451 gene encoding la-related protein 1B-like — MSARAPVPAVHPREEPPAAAAERESRLAAASRQAEQPPPPARDGKEAAREERAAAGTSAGARGEPSPVPVLGHSVPQAAVPVRPLSLHLAHKARGPGGPFGGEPLPPPPLRGPPAEDARAEAAAAGPEEKLLPPPPLPPPPPKENPWTKKPPQHLSPAGTGPPPPPPETLEAELSSPKTIKAGKLKTKKPNKPSDFSDMANWPTPSELVNTGCQSVISQGNKKLQTRKEKEEKTEKKSNNESKENREIELDGPGENVSEDEAQSSNQRKRANKHKWVPLHLDDVRPDSQERPGSRNSSRCQPETNKSAHTNRRNDTRSWRRDREKREDQDEVSSVRSEGGNIRGSFRGRGRGRGRGRGRGRGNPRLNFDFSYGYREHGEGTDQPFQTDLNTSMMYYYDDGTGVQVYPVEEALLKEYIKRQIEYYFSIENLERDFFLWRKMDEQGFLPISLIAGFHRVQALTTNLNLILEALKDSTEVEIVDEKMRKKIEPEKWPIPGPPPRNVPRTDFSQLIDCPEFVPGQAFCSHTESAPNSPRMGSPLSPKKNTETSNLQAMSRGLSTSLPDLDSEPWIEVKKRHRPPPVKLKESVFVTEEASNRLYPPEEQEQAELDFLFDEEIEQIEGQKNTFGDWSDNDSDYEIDDLDLNKILIITQTPPYMRKHPGGDLTGNHMSWAKITSELAKVINDGLYYYEQDLWMQEDENKHTALKVIIMASISLPMLHFIIYGCLFFFKLNKVYFMKF; from the coding sequence ATGTCTGCTCGCGCCCCGGTGCCCGCCGTTCACCCTCGGGAGGAGCCGCCCGCGGCGGCCGCAGAGCGGGAGTCGCGGTTGGCCGCGGCAAGCCGGCAGGCCGAGCAGCCGCCCCCGCCGGCTCGAGACGGGAAGGAGGCGGCGAGGGAGGAGAGGGCCGCGGCCGGCACCAGCGCGGGGGCGCGGGGAGAGCCGTCTCCGGTGCCGGTGCTGGGACACAGCGTGCCCCAGGCGGCCGTGCCCGTGAGGCCCCTGTCCCTGCACCTGGCGCACAAGGCGCGCGGGCCCGGGGGCCCCTTCGGCGGGGAGCCGCTGCCACCGCCGCCGCTGCGGGGGCCGCCGGCCGAGGACGCCCGAGCTGAggcggcagcggccggccccgaggaaaagctgctgccgccgccgccactgccgccgccgccgcctaaGGAAAACCCCTGGACCAAAAAGCCTCCCCAGCACCTGTCCCCCGCCGGGACgggcccgccgccgcccccgccggagACGCTGGAGGCAGAGCTCAGTTCCCCAAAAACTATAAAAGCTGGAAAACTCAAGACAAAGAAACCCAATAAGCCTAGTGATTTCAGCGATATGGCAAACTGGCCAACGCCAAGTGAATTAGTGAACACTGGATGTCAGAGTGTCATCAGTCAAGGGAATAAGAAGCTGCAGactagaaaggaaaaagaagagaagactGAGAAGAAAAGTAACAATGAGAGTAAAGAAAACCGGGAAATAGAATTAGATGGCCCTGGTGAAAACGTCAGTGAAGATGAGGCTCAATCAAGTAATCAACGAAAAAGAGCTAATAAGCACAAGTGGGTACCTCTCCACTTGGATGATGTAAGACCAGACAGTCAAGAAAGACCTGGTTCCCGGAACAGCTCAAGATGTCAACCTGAAACAAATAAATCAGCACATACCAATAGAAGAAATGACACACGAAGTTGGAGGCGagatagagaaaaaagagaagaccaAGATGAAGTGTCCAGCGTGAGAAGTGAGGGTGGTAATATCCGAGGTTCCTTTAGAGGCCGAGGAAGAGGACGAGGACGGGGAAGAGGACGGGGAAGAGGAAATCCTCGACTGAACTTTGATTTTTCGTATGGTTATCGAGAACATGGTGAAGGGACTGATCAACCATTTCAGACAGATCTTAATACCAGTATGATGTATTACTATGATGATGGTACAGGCGTACAGGTGTATCCTGTGGAGGAAGCGTTGCTTAAAGAGTATATTAAGCGTCAAATTGAGTATTACTTCAGTATAGAAAATCTAGAACGGGACTTTTTTCTTTGGCGAAAAATGGATGAACAAGGTTTCTTGCctatttccctgattgctggttTTCACAGAGTTCAGGCTCTCACCACAAACCTTAATCTCATCTTAGAGGCATTGAAGGATAGCACAGAAGTAGAAATTGTGgatgagaaaatgagaaaaaagataGAACCAGAAAAATGGCCAATTCCAGGCCCTCCTCCACGTAATGTGCCACGGACAGACTTCTCTCAACTGATTGATTGTCCAGAGTTCGTACCAGGCCAAGCCTTTTGCTCACATACAGAGTCTGCCCCAAATTCTCCAAGAATGGGAAGTCCATTGAGTccaaagaaaaatactgaaacaAGTAATCTTCAAGCAATGTCTAGAGGTTTGTCTACAAGTTTGCCTGACTTGGACTCAGAACCTTGGATAGAAGTAAAAAAGAGACATCGTCCACCCCCAGTGAAATTGAAGGAATCAGTATTTGTAACAGAAGAGGCATCAAATCGACTATATCCTCCTGAAGAACAAGAACAAGCAGaacttgattttttatttgatgaagAGATTGAGCAAATAGAAGGACAAAAAAACACATTTGGTGATTGGTCTGATAATGATTCAGATTATGAAATTGATGACCTGGatttaaataagattttgatCATAACTCAGACACCACCTTACATGAGAAAACATCCTGGAGGAGATCTAACAGGCAACCATATGTCTTGGGCAAAAATTACATCTGAACTTGCTAAAGTTATCAATGATGGCTTATATTATTATGAGCAGGATCTGTGGAtgcaagaagatgaaaataaacacacagcCTTAAAGGTAATTATTATGGCCAGCATCTCTCTGCCAatgcttcattttattatatatggttgcttatttttctttaaacttaacaaggtttattttatgaaattttga